In Legionella cincinnatiensis, the DNA window ATTATCATGATGAGAATGGGCATGAATCGCCAGCTTTTTATTATAAAATTGTTAAGATGATTTAGTATAAAGATGCTGTTAAGTCCATGAAGAATACTTCATCTCTAGGATTCAACAACATCTTTAGGATTATCGCCCAGCCAGGGCTATAGCAGCAGGTGTATACTCATAACCTAAATCACGAGCAACTGCTTCAAAAGTAATTTTACCTTGATGAACATTCAATCCATTAAGTAAGTGCTGATCATTTAATAAAGCCAGCTTCACCCCTTTAGTAACAATACTTAAGACGAAAGGCAAAGTTGCATTATTCAAAGCAAAAGTTGAAGTCCTTGGCACAGCTCCTGGCATGTTTGCAACACAGTAATGAACTACATGATCAATAACATACGTTGGTTCTTGATGTGTCGTTGGACGACTTGTTTCAAAACATCCACCTTGATCAATAGCAACATCTACTAAAACTGATCCTGGGCGCATTGAACGAAGCATAGCTCGAGTTACCAATTTAGGCGCTGCTGCTCCAGGAACCAAAACTGCTCCAATCACTAAATCAGCTCTAGCAACATATTTTTCTATAGTATCAGCAGTAGAATAAACAGTATTAATCTTAGAGCCAAATTGAAAATCTAATTCATTTAAGCGCATTAAAGAACGATCAAGTACGGTTACTCGCGCTTCCATACCCATAGCCATGCGTACTGCATTAGTACCAACCACTCCTCCACCAATAACCACCACATTGGCAGCAGCAACTCCGGGCACACCACCTAATAAAACACCACTACCTCCCTGAGCCATTTCCAAACAATGCGCACCTGCTTGAATAGACATACGACCAGCAACTTGAGACATAGGTGTTAATAATGGCAAACCACCATCATCTTGAGTCACCGTTTCATAAGCCACTGCTGTGACACCAGACTCTTTAAGCATACGTGTTTGATGTGGATCTGGAGCCAAATGCAAATAGGTAAATAAAGTTTGGCCTTCACGAAGACGTTTGCATTCAATAGGCTGTGGTTCTTTTACCTTCACAATTAATTCGGCCCTAGAATACACTTCATCAGCAGTATCAACAACTTCAGCCCCGGCGTGCCGATAATCATCATCAGAGATACCAATCCCTAAACCTGCACCCTTCTCAACAATAACTGAACTTCCTACTCTGATAATTTCCCTAATACTAGAAGGAACAAGACCCACACGATTTTCTTGAGGTTTAATTTCTTTTGGAACACCTACTAACATACTTTCTCCCCTCTAACGATTTTTTAATTGTTCGATTAACTGTGGTACTAATTCAAATAAGTCGCCAACCAAACCGTAATCTGCAATTTGGAAAATAGGCGCATCTTCATCTTTATTTATTGCAACAATCACTTTGGAATCTTTCATTCCTGCTAAATGCTGTACAGCACCGGAAATCCCGATAGCAATATAAAGCATAGGTGCAACTATTCTTCCTGTTTGTCCTACTTGATAATCATTAGGAACAAAACCAGCATCAACAGCAGCACGAGAGGCCCCTACTGCAGCCCCAAGAACATCTGCTAACTCTTCGATTAATTTAAATTTCTCAGCACTTTGCAAACCCCGACCGCCCGAAACAATAATTTTGGCACTTCCTAAATCAGGTCTTTCCGATTTACTTAATTCATGTTTGACAAATTGAGTTCGTTCAGCAAAAACCTCTTTATCGATGACCTCAATATGACAAACCGCTTGGTTGGCTGTTATCGGGGTAAATGCTGTTGATCTAATTGTTAATACTTTGATGGGATCCAAAACACGCACTGTTTCTATAGCATTACCTGCATAGATTGGATGTTCAAAAGTATTTGCATCAATTATCTTGCTTACATCGGAAACTTGAGCCACATCTAATTGTGCAGCAATACGTGGTGCAATATTTTTACCAAAAGTACTAGCAGAAACTAATATATTATCAAATGAGCGTGCAAATGAAAGCACTAAATCACTAATTTGTTCTGCTACCGGATGCTTATAGCAGG includes these proteins:
- the ald gene encoding alanine dehydrogenase; protein product: MLVGVPKEIKPQENRVGLVPSSIREIIRVGSSVIVEKGAGLGIGISDDDYRHAGAEVVDTADEVYSRAELIVKVKEPQPIECKRLREGQTLFTYLHLAPDPHQTRMLKESGVTAVAYETVTQDDGGLPLLTPMSQVAGRMSIQAGAHCLEMAQGGSGVLLGGVPGVAAANVVVIGGGVVGTNAVRMAMGMEARVTVLDRSLMRLNELDFQFGSKINTVYSTADTIEKYVARADLVIGAVLVPGAAAPKLVTRAMLRSMRPGSVLVDVAIDQGGCFETSRPTTHQEPTYVIDHVVHYCVANMPGAVPRTSTFALNNATLPFVLSIVTKGVKLALLNDQHLLNGLNVHQGKITFEAVARDLGYEYTPAAIALAGR
- a CDS encoding electron transfer flavoprotein subunit alpha/FixB family protein, whose protein sequence is MSTLVLVEHDNKIVHPSTRNALAAALELDDKPTLLVIGHECKSVAEQAASFAGAHVVWCIDKPCYKHPVAEQISDLVLSFARSFDNILVSASTFGKNIAPRIAAQLDVAQVSDVSKIIDANTFEHPIYAGNAIETVRVLDPIKVLTIRSTAFTPITANQAVCHIEVIDKEVFAERTQFVKHELSKSERPDLGSAKIIVSGGRGLQSAEKFKLIEELADVLGAAVGASRAAVDAGFVPNDYQVGQTGRIVAPMLYIAIGISGAVQHLAGMKDSKVIVAINKDEDAPIFQIADYGLVGDLFELVPQLIEQLKNR